TTTTAAGAGAACTTAATCGAGATCAGATATTTTTACCCGAATTTGTTGAGAGTTCCCTCGGACAAACTTTATTAATTACTGCTTTTATTCCAGAGGAATTTAAACAAAGCTCAATTGAAGATTTAGAAATTTTAGCTCAAAAATGCTTAGAAAAATTTATTCCCAATGATCAACAACGTCCTCCCCTACAAAACCAAGGAGAATTATTTGGAAGTCCTATTTTTGAATATGATAATTTAAGCCAAATTAATCTTGATTCTTCAGACCGCCCTTACTGTCATATTTTAATTTGGTTATTCAGAAAAGATCAAAGCAGTGAAGATTTTATTGATTGTTATCCTGAGTTTATTGATTTATTTTATTATCGTAATAAAGTAATTACAGCCTACCAGGACAGCCTCAAACAATATAAAAAAGCTTTTAATTATTATGGTGAAATTGAACAGGAAATCAAAAGTTTAAATGAGTTTTTAAATCATGAAATAACAGATGAATCTTTTTTAAATGAAGCAGACTTAAAGTTTCTCAAACAAAAACTTAAAGCTTTATCTCAGCAAGATTTTACCTATTCTCAAATTCTCCGCAACTTAAAGCATTATAGAAATACCATTGCAATTAATAGTAAAAACTATCAACAAACTTTAAAAACAATTCAACGGAAATTAAAAGAAAAATCTCCGATTAATTCTGATCAAAAATTAGATTTCTTTCTCGCTTTTATTAATCAGGATAGTCAATATTTTCAAGAACGTATTAAGGATGAACTCAATTATTTTGTTGAGGGTTCTACTTTAGTAGATCGAGCGATCTCATCTATTCGGGGAATTACAGAAATTGAACAAACCGAAAACCAACGCCGTCAGGAAAAACAGGAACAAGAGAATAATTATCAACTCCAAATCAAAATTTTAGCCCTCGGTACAGGAATGAGTGCGGGAGGAATTACAGGCTCTAGTTCTGGTCTATTATTAAGTCAATATGCGACTGATTATCCCGTCATCACCTTTGGAATATCAGTGATCATTAGTTTTCTAGTGGCGTTCTTCTTTTATGTCGGAATTCTGGGAGTGGCTTGGATTTTTAAGAAGAAAAAACCATAGGCTTGTTAGTAGGGGTTTATGATTATTGATAGATTAATTAAGTTTAATTAGGGAGTGGTGCGTGCGCGTTGCTTACGCACCCTACAATTGTTAGGTTGGGGGTTGGGTTAAACGTTGATAGACCGTTGCTAATCCGTTAGCATCTCCCACATTTCCAGGGAATAAAACCACTGGTAAATTCGGATAGAGAGGATGGTTAGAAGAGGTTTTGACCATTGAACAACCTGCTAACACCTGACCAAGTAACCGTGCTGTTTTTAACGCTAATCCTTTACTTAAGACATCATTAGAGGTAATTCCTCCTTTACTAATTAAAAATCCAATATCTGGGGGTAAACCTCGCACAATATCCATCAATAAATCAGATACTTTCATCCCAAAGGCTAACCGAGTTTCTACCGTATCAAATTGTAATTCTTGACGGCTGGTATAAATAACTGGCGTTTGACCTGTATTATGAATAGCATAAATTTGGTCTAAAATTTGTTGTAAGAGTTCCTGTCTTTGAGTTTCACTTTCTTCTAATAAATGGGAAACATCGACTTCAATTCCGACTATTCCAGGTTCTTGTAATAATCGTTCTAATTGTTGAGTTGATTTTTTAACATGAGACCCCATAATTACCACACCCGGTTTCCCATTGCGGGTATATTTTGCCATTTCTTCGGCGGGAATGGGTTGATTTCCGAGTGCTGCTAAAGACGTTAAAATACTCGCCGCACTGCGGAATAAAAAGCGTTTTCCTTGACTGGCTGCGGTAATAATATCTGAGGCGAATTGATCAAAATCAGCTTGAGTTTCACCATCAACAACCACACATTGATTCCCTGTTAAACGCATTAACCGAGGTAAGGTTCCCGCTCGAATATCGGATAACGAAAATCGTTCTACTTTTTCCGATGGAATCAAACCTTTGGTTTTTTCGGTGACATAATCGGGTAAATAACTATGTTGATAACCGAAAACAGAATCCTTAGCAAATTCTGTTAAATGAACGGGGGTTTCTACACCATCAACCATTAAATAATGAATACTATTGCGGGTAATTCTTCCTCCTTCAAAAAAGGCGGGAACCAGAAAATGAGCATCAAAGGGGCCAAGTTCCTCAGCGATGACATCGGTTTCTACAGGATAGTGACCGCGCAGAGTTGAATCGGAACGACTCACCACCATAACATAGAAACCCGGTTTCTGGCCCAGATTTTGCTGATCAAATCCAGATTTTTCGTTGAGAAACCGGGTTTCTTCGGCGGCGAGGGCTAATTTTAAATTTTGGGTAACTTCACGGGTAACGGAGGCGGCTTGTTCGGGGGTTAAGGCTCTAGTATTGGTCAGAATAAAGAAAATTGGAGATTGGTCAGCGAGTCCAATTCGCAGCGTATCGACATCCCATTGAGTCAGCAATAAGCAACTATGAACGGTTTGGGAACCTGTGGGGTCATCATCGAGAACAATAATTTTAGGTCGCATTGGAGTTCCTATCAAGATTGTGTTGAGGCTATTAGAGGATTTATAGGATATAAAACCAGCCTACCACTTAACGGGAAATCTGTTGCTCCTGAAGTTGTTTTAACTGTTGATGAACGTCTGAAGCAATTTCAAAGGCTTGATAGAGGAGTCTTCCTTGTTCTGTTGTGGCTTTTTCGGTTTGTAAGACGGTTAAGGCGGTGAAATTGGGGTCAAATAGTTCTGAATGTTGCTGAATAAATTTTTGGTGGTTTTTCAATGTTCGTTCTATTTTTAATCCTTTAATTAATTCTGTTCTAATTAAGTTTAAAGCTGCAATAATAGCTTCTCGATTGTTTAATTTTCCGGGGGGATGGGCTATTGCATCGAGTTGATCATAAATTTTTAAGGCTTTAACAATGGCGTTATAACGCTCTACTTGATGACACAGTTTAATGAATTGGGGACGGGTTAAGGTATTCCAAAGTTTCACACTATCCTCAAGAATTAATAGTCCTCCCATGATTAAATAAATAATTATTAAAATTAAAGAAACTTCTGGAAAAATTAAACTCCAAATCCAATAACTCATTAATAATAATAATAAAATAAAAAAGGTTTTTAAACCTTCTCCTAATAATTTTTTAACGGTAGCGGGTCGATAGAGTAACTTTTGATTGATACCACTCCAATGCTTGATTTCCCCTGGGGTAATTTCTAATCCTTCTAAATCAGAT
This DNA window, taken from Planktothrix sp. FACHB-1365, encodes the following:
- a CDS encoding four-carbon acid sugar kinase family protein, with the translated sequence MRPKIIVLDDDPTGSQTVHSCLLLTQWDVDTLRIGLADQSPIFFILTNTRALTPEQAASVTREVTQNLKLALAAEETRFLNEKSGFDQQNLGQKPGFYVMVVSRSDSTLRGHYPVETDVIAEELGPFDAHFLVPAFFEGGRITRNSIHYLMVDGVETPVHLTEFAKDSVFGYQHSYLPDYVTEKTKGLIPSEKVERFSLSDIRAGTLPRLMRLTGNQCVVVDGETQADFDQFASDIITAASQGKRFLFRSAASILTSLAALGNQPIPAEEMAKYTRNGKPGVVIMGSHVKKSTQQLERLLQEPGIVGIEVDVSHLLEESETQRQELLQQILDQIYAIHNTGQTPVIYTSRQELQFDTVETRLAFGMKVSDLLMDIVRGLPPDIGFLISKGGITSNDVLSKGLALKTARLLGQVLAGCSMVKTSSNHPLYPNLPVVLFPGNVGDANGLATVYQRLTQPPT